In one window of Candidatus Omnitrophota bacterium DNA:
- a CDS encoding isoprenylcysteine carboxylmethyltransferase family protein — protein MSDHPDVMTRPPNIYFGFLILGMVLQILFPWSFLPAAVQWFAGSFVFGLGLALMSAGIRQMKNAGTGLKTHEPAETVLTEGLYRFSRNPLYVATTLMYSGIGLMFDNAWILMLIVPLLAVMHYGVVLREEEYLEKKFGDRYLRYKSSVRRWL, from the coding sequence ATGAGCGACCATCCGGACGTCATGACGCGTCCGCCGAACATTTATTTCGGTTTCTTGATCCTCGGGATGGTTTTGCAAATCCTTTTCCCCTGGTCATTTCTGCCGGCGGCAGTTCAATGGTTCGCCGGGTCTTTTGTGTTCGGGCTGGGACTGGCCCTGATGTCGGCCGGGATACGCCAGATGAAAAACGCCGGGACCGGTCTGAAAACGCACGAACCGGCCGAGACGGTCCTCACCGAAGGGTTGTACCGTTTTTCTCGCAATCCTCTCTATGTGGCCACCACCCTGATGTATTCCGGTATCGGGCTGATGTTCGACAACGCCTGGATCCTGATGTTGATTGTCCCTCTCTTGGCCGTCATGCATTATGGCGTGGTCCTGAGAGAGGAAGAATACCTGGAGAAAAAGTTCGGGGACCGGTATCTGCGGTATAAGTCTTCCGTCCGGCGCTGGCTGTGA
- a CDS encoding DUF58 domain-containing protein: protein MQNHLAHDGVSVPVTGLLTRVERWETDYLEILSDRNMRGDPGLALLWRLDRSFQKFSRGLQGLLEGREAVRYPRLRKLLAQYAQEAERLHRENREWLAVYLCFCPSAPAVVSWRFRYLGRKWRDDLRVFAEETLNRWTRDPGAWGREPARIQDILHWKGACEVVGRGSPAWGKARRQWSEGMRGHLSAILKRNKAALRRLFRTFFYDEVLKSFRDGPASDLRSRLLSAFDLPDEARGPDTVTSAVRNLVCGYWHPREGTAQSLSSATDRVLGEELLHWGLRQKSRTFLKILLVVMAGVCVALSAAAFSWDEHLSGWWRSWASGWSAAQAGPGELSEKEQFLRQEILDAPLEYPPSLVREHTRRFVAEGHAQARNGYLLFAENILKGFLLNLANREADGALIAEVLNASQSLSTDLRGRLEEIVKLYARDTMKESVLRERLLDLRRIFVPRNVYPFFFMTVRGESPYILLYAEPIHARLSLKKRHFERLDIDPRLSAHWEKMPTQALFVRGQKYPFHNAAGYFEGEYAVVLQELSARPEWTAWHELGHMVEQLRHTYESRSFSANVELNAMLFPALFVPDAKEYVLFHILPFLQRKDKDDYYAQAAKGIVNGFLLLSRSPGRPDPDELISNHFEDDRISAAKTILESKFSSELRAMALTMYKNPRKYLGTAGKGRYKGVVTNAEEIILGADISPDREVVSIPDPDGGPAGGPRLIRDGEGDDEGGPFNVQAFFTAILVFLGFEISMVLIHRLGGPIRERKMHGLSWKYLLPPAAGNINRRKLERLVGLFMKDGWHLDPKTRQELELFRLTATAAELMTLNTLLLYAPAAPRASNITNEAHQLLFYIPFVGPYVARSSWLWPAQRVFNERDRFNAGLASLAAAALRGLSSERWKALAEEALKTWKKGGPRVPGSEEILDDLEKTVESSLDSSVRRKKKTRDLLSRHNRLFMNHVQARVDFDRVDKYMPGDDVRDIDWNATARSADRDLLVRKRPPQGETEISFVLDMGGLDDEDTRRVWAEEMVKSLKVLGRGKTLDYLIFLMPDGRSFSAGLHWRHLTGLRNLFIKIFREIREHYPRGGALGGWMAAVELGFYADEENQDYLRRQRLVRAARDEREEAVLLGPVQGQNLVLVGVPPERRKALYHAVGRRNRLFFWQGGLLSRMAETHTIR, encoded by the coding sequence ATGCAAAATCATTTAGCTCATGACGGCGTTTCTGTTCCCGTCACCGGCCTTCTGACGAGGGTCGAGCGATGGGAAACGGACTACCTTGAAATTCTCTCCGACCGGAACATGAGGGGGGATCCCGGACTGGCCCTGCTCTGGCGGCTGGACAGATCTTTTCAAAAATTTTCCCGCGGCCTGCAAGGCCTTCTCGAAGGCCGGGAAGCCGTCCGATACCCTCGGCTCAGGAAACTTCTGGCACAATATGCGCAGGAAGCGGAGCGTCTCCACCGGGAAAACCGCGAATGGCTGGCGGTCTATCTGTGCTTCTGCCCTTCGGCTCCGGCGGTCGTCTCCTGGCGTTTCCGCTATTTGGGCCGGAAATGGAGAGATGATCTCCGGGTGTTTGCCGAAGAGACCTTGAACCGGTGGACCCGGGACCCCGGGGCGTGGGGCCGGGAGCCGGCGCGGATCCAGGATATCCTGCATTGGAAGGGCGCGTGCGAGGTGGTAGGCCGCGGTTCTCCGGCCTGGGGAAAGGCCCGGCGCCAATGGAGCGAAGGGATGCGCGGGCATCTTTCCGCCATCCTCAAGCGGAACAAGGCCGCTCTCCGGCGTTTGTTCAGAACTTTTTTTTATGACGAGGTCCTGAAATCTTTCCGTGACGGGCCTGCTTCAGATCTGAGGTCGCGCCTCCTGTCGGCGTTTGACCTCCCGGACGAGGCCCGAGGGCCGGACACGGTGACGTCCGCTGTCCGGAATTTGGTCTGCGGGTATTGGCATCCGCGAGAGGGGACGGCCCAATCGTTGTCTTCTGCGACGGACCGGGTGCTCGGAGAGGAACTGTTGCACTGGGGGCTTCGTCAAAAGAGCCGGACATTTTTAAAGATTTTGCTTGTGGTCATGGCAGGGGTTTGCGTGGCATTGTCCGCGGCGGCTTTTTCCTGGGATGAGCATCTGTCCGGCTGGTGGCGGTCCTGGGCCAGCGGCTGGAGCGCCGCCCAGGCCGGCCCCGGAGAGTTGAGCGAGAAAGAGCAATTTCTCCGGCAGGAGATCCTCGACGCTCCGTTGGAATATCCCCCTTCGCTGGTCCGCGAACATACGCGGCGTTTTGTTGCGGAAGGCCATGCCCAGGCCCGCAACGGCTATTTGCTGTTCGCAGAAAATATCCTGAAGGGATTTCTGCTGAACCTCGCCAATCGTGAAGCGGACGGGGCGCTGATCGCCGAGGTCTTGAATGCCTCTCAATCCTTGTCTACGGATCTCCGCGGCCGTCTGGAAGAGATCGTCAAGCTTTACGCGCGTGATACCATGAAGGAATCCGTTTTGCGGGAGCGCCTTCTGGATTTGCGCCGCATTTTTGTTCCCCGGAACGTGTATCCGTTTTTTTTCATGACCGTGCGGGGGGAATCTCCGTATATCTTGCTATACGCCGAGCCTATTCACGCCCGGCTTTCCTTGAAGAAACGCCATTTTGAGCGGCTGGACATCGATCCCCGCCTAAGCGCGCATTGGGAGAAGATGCCGACCCAGGCCCTGTTCGTCCGCGGGCAAAAATATCCTTTTCATAACGCGGCCGGATATTTCGAGGGGGAGTATGCCGTTGTTCTCCAGGAACTTTCGGCCCGGCCGGAATGGACCGCCTGGCACGAACTGGGGCACATGGTCGAACAGTTGCGCCACACGTACGAGAGCCGTTCATTTTCCGCCAATGTCGAGCTGAACGCCATGCTTTTCCCCGCGCTTTTTGTCCCCGACGCTAAAGAATATGTCCTTTTTCACATCCTGCCGTTTCTCCAGCGTAAAGACAAAGACGACTATTACGCCCAGGCCGCCAAGGGGATCGTCAACGGGTTTCTTTTGTTAAGCCGCTCGCCGGGCCGCCCGGATCCGGATGAGCTGATCAGCAATCATTTCGAAGACGACCGGATCAGCGCCGCAAAGACCATTCTGGAATCAAAATTTTCTTCGGAACTGCGCGCCATGGCCCTGACGATGTACAAGAATCCGCGGAAATACCTCGGCACGGCCGGTAAAGGACGGTATAAAGGCGTTGTCACCAACGCGGAGGAGATCATCCTTGGGGCGGACATTTCCCCGGATAGGGAGGTGGTTTCGATCCCTGACCCTGACGGCGGGCCTGCCGGCGGTCCGCGTCTGATCCGTGACGGGGAGGGGGATGACGAAGGGGGGCCGTTCAATGTCCAGGCGTTTTTCACGGCCATCCTGGTCTTTTTGGGTTTCGAGATCTCCATGGTGCTTATCCACCGGCTGGGCGGCCCGATCCGTGAACGCAAGATGCACGGCCTTTCCTGGAAATATCTTCTGCCTCCGGCCGCGGGGAACATCAATCGCAGAAAGCTCGAGCGTTTGGTCGGGTTGTTCATGAAAGACGGATGGCACCTGGACCCCAAGACCCGTCAGGAGCTGGAATTGTTCCGATTGACCGCCACAGCCGCCGAACTGATGACTTTGAACACGTTGCTCCTGTATGCCCCGGCCGCCCCAAGGGCATCGAATATCACGAACGAAGCCCACCAGCTGTTGTTTTATATCCCTTTTGTCGGTCCGTATGTGGCCAGGTCCTCATGGCTGTGGCCTGCCCAGCGGGTTTTCAACGAGCGCGACAGATTCAATGCCGGACTCGCGTCGTTGGCTGCGGCGGCTTTGAGAGGGCTTTCCTCGGAGCGCTGGAAGGCCCTGGCAGAAGAGGCGTTGAAGACATGGAAAAAGGGAGGTCCCCGCGTTCCGGGATCTGAGGAGATCCTGGATGACCTGGAGAAGACGGTGGAATCCTCTCTGGACAGCAGTGTCCGCCGGAAAAAAAAGACCAGGGATTTGCTGTCCCGTCACAACCGCCTGTTTATGAACCATGTTCAGGCCCGGGTGGATTTTGACCGTGTGGACAAGTATATGCCCGGTGATGATGTGAGGGATATCGATTGGAACGCCACCGCGCGGTCTGCGGACCGGGACCTGCTGGTGCGCAAGCGTCCGCCCCAGGGAGAGACCGAGATCAGTTTTGTTTTGGACATGGGCGGGCTGGACGACGAGGATACCCGCCGGGTATGGGCCGAAGAGATGGTCAAATCGCTGAAGGTCCTGGGACGGGGAAAGACGCTGGATTACCTGATCTTTCTGATGCCTGACGGCAGGAGCTTTTCCGCCGGCCTGCATTGGAGGCATTTGACCGGGTTGAGAAATCTTTTCATCAAAATATTTAGAGAGATCCGTGAGCATTATCCGAGGGGCGGCGCTTTGGGCGGCTGGATGGCCGCGGTGGAACTCGGGTTCTACGCGGATGAGGAAAATCAGGATTATCTCCGGCGTCAGAGGCTGGTCCGGGCCGCCCGTGATGAGAGGGAGGAAGCCGTTCTCCTCGGTCCTGTCCAGGGGCAGAACCTCGTCCTGGTCGGGGTCCCGCCGGAGAGAAGGAAGGCCTTGTATCACGCGGTCGGGCGGCGCAACCGGCTGTTTTTCTGGCAAGGCGGCCTGCTGAGCCGCATGGCGGAAACGCACACAATCCGTTGA
- a CDS encoding tetratricopeptide repeat protein, whose product MPFFKKDSFNIKCLLRRSPPALLVYILVAALSLPLIDYRSLLFHAAAAVLSRLMPPFDYLVAFSEGKETINPQKLEEYERYYESVSLFMPDRPDTNGMLGYCYYYLGKHKMALLAYRAAGESLPGVFNYAYNTGLIYFRRDHHREAIEYLQKALGTTLDDNLNYVTSSRIYFPMLPESSNLANDLKFKFRDNYHNGFKLLVLSHVALQEWPQAAFSSQQAILAALEGDGFFYYHAGYALYQMKDYPQAAYFLKAYVESYPQDPNGLYYLGKSLAAIGKIEQAHILLERGRVLAEAGLSKTWDTQDIRLALY is encoded by the coding sequence ATGCCGTTCTTTAAAAAGGATTCTTTTAACATCAAATGCCTGCTGCGGCGATCCCCGCCGGCGTTGCTTGTTTATATTTTGGTGGCGGCCCTGTCTCTGCCCTTGATTGATTACCGCAGTCTCCTGTTTCACGCGGCCGCCGCTGTCCTCAGCCGCCTGATGCCTCCGTTTGACTATCTTGTCGCTTTCAGCGAGGGAAAGGAAACGATCAATCCGCAAAAGCTGGAAGAATATGAGCGTTACTATGAAAGCGTCTCTCTTTTTATGCCGGACCGCCCGGACACCAACGGGATGCTGGGGTATTGCTATTATTATCTCGGAAAGCATAAAATGGCCCTGTTGGCCTATCGGGCGGCGGGGGAGTCTCTTCCGGGTGTCTTCAATTATGCCTATAATACCGGGTTGATATATTTTCGCAGAGACCATCACCGGGAAGCCATCGAATATCTGCAAAAAGCCCTGGGGACCACGCTCGATGACAACCTGAACTATGTCACGTCCTCGCGGATCTATTTCCCCATGCTCCCGGAATCCAGCAACCTTGCCAATGATCTGAAATTCAAGTTCAGGGACAATTACCACAACGGGTTTAAGCTTTTGGTCCTCAGCCATGTCGCTCTTCAGGAGTGGCCGCAGGCCGCCTTTTCTTCCCAGCAGGCCATTCTGGCGGCCTTGGAGGGAGACGGATTTTTTTATTACCATGCCGGATACGCGTTGTACCAGATGAAGGATTATCCCCAGGCCGCTTATTTCCTGAAGGCGTACGTAGAGTCGTATCCGCAGGACCCGAACGGACTTTATTATTTGGGAAAATCCCTGGCCGCCATCGGGAAGATCGAACAGGCCCATATCCTGCTGGAGCGGGGCCGGGTTCTCGCTGAGGCCGGTTTGAGCAAAACGTGGGACACCCAGGACATCCGGCTCGCCCTGTATTAG
- a CDS encoding tetratricopeptide repeat protein: MEKGMKYLKGAVTLAVATVLLGVIAGDAARIRERLGGSSLVSALVAQREKVKSKARAVTLNQLMPSAEDFRSLLEGGPSDPGKIRDCIVYYEKVAEYMPQSAEAYGVLGYLYDRRGDVQRATFLLEKALGMQQRFLPFHYNRGVLAYRHGRFAEAEQSFADAVAVPFSENLSFVVSSRLYVPLFVDLPEKEKWLVLRLKDGYRQSYLMMIQSRYHRKDYSGMMRAAADAIAAGFDQGGEFYYFAGIAAQGMNDPREAVKAFEQAIKRDPSWADPYERMTESLRALGEKDDVLRQFTAQAEVLKKAGTPNPKGQEPSLDLRIF, translated from the coding sequence ATGGAAAAAGGGATGAAATACCTGAAAGGCGCTGTCACGCTGGCTGTCGCAACGGTCCTTCTCGGGGTGATCGCCGGCGATGCCGCGCGTATCCGCGAACGGCTGGGGGGAAGCTCGCTGGTCTCGGCCCTTGTGGCCCAGCGTGAAAAGGTGAAATCCAAGGCCCGGGCTGTCACGCTGAACCAGCTCATGCCTTCGGCCGAGGACTTCCGGTCTTTGCTTGAGGGCGGGCCGTCTGATCCCGGGAAAATCCGGGATTGCATCGTTTATTACGAGAAGGTCGCTGAATACATGCCGCAGAGCGCCGAGGCCTATGGTGTCCTGGGATACTTGTATGACCGCCGCGGGGATGTCCAGCGGGCGACGTTTTTGCTGGAGAAAGCCCTGGGGATGCAGCAGCGTTTTCTGCCGTTCCATTATAATCGCGGCGTTCTCGCGTACCGCCACGGCCGGTTCGCCGAAGCCGAGCAGTCGTTTGCCGACGCGGTCGCGGTCCCTTTTTCGGAGAATCTGAGTTTTGTCGTTTCATCGCGGCTGTATGTCCCGCTGTTCGTTGATCTGCCTGAAAAAGAGAAATGGCTGGTCCTGCGGCTTAAAGACGGATATCGCCAGAGTTATTTGATGATGATCCAGAGCCGGTATCACCGGAAAGATTACAGCGGGATGATGCGCGCCGCCGCGGACGCGATCGCGGCCGGGTTTGACCAGGGCGGGGAATTTTATTATTTTGCCGGGATTGCGGCCCAGGGGATGAATGATCCCCGGGAAGCGGTCAAGGCATTTGAACAGGCCATCAAGCGCGACCCATCGTGGGCGGATCCTTATGAACGGATGACGGAGTCCCTGCGGGCGCTCGGAGAGAAAGACGATGTCCTTCGCCAATTCACAGCCCAGGCTGAAGTCCTCAAGAAGGCCGGCACCCCTAATCCCAAAGGGCAGGAGCCTTCTTTGGACTTAAGGATTTTTTAG
- a CDS encoding DUF475 domain-containing protein: MEILTLILIIVGLCVFEIVSSFDNAVVNADVLSTMQPRYRRWFLVWGIFFSVFLVRGLLPWFIVWLSSPALGWWGALTATFSNDPHIAEALRVSAPMLLLAGGIFLIFLFLEWLFLEPKEYGLPVERFFSKQGDWFPAIVSVLLTAIIWFAIQQDPKMAFCASLGAAVFFITHGFKAFAARKEKEMKENRNLSDISKLVYLEILDASFSIDGVIGAFAFTMSVPLIIIGNGLGAVVVRELTIKGVDKIKSYVYLKNGAMYSICFLGIIMVLESFHVEIPNAVPPVVTIGCVGYFFLKSLQFNRRRKV, from the coding sequence ATGGAAATATTGACCCTGATCCTCATCATCGTCGGTCTTTGTGTCTTTGAAATCGTGTCCAGTTTTGACAATGCGGTTGTCAACGCGGACGTCCTGTCCACGATGCAGCCGCGTTACCGGCGCTGGTTCTTGGTCTGGGGTATCTTTTTCAGTGTGTTTTTGGTCCGCGGCCTTCTGCCGTGGTTCATCGTCTGGCTTTCCAGCCCGGCCCTGGGATGGTGGGGGGCCCTCACCGCGACTTTCAGCAATGATCCTCATATCGCCGAAGCCCTGAGAGTTTCCGCGCCGATGCTGCTGTTGGCGGGCGGGATTTTCCTCATTTTTCTTTTTCTGGAATGGCTGTTCCTTGAACCCAAGGAATACGGCCTTCCTGTGGAGCGGTTTTTCAGCAAACAAGGGGACTGGTTTCCCGCCATCGTTTCTGTCCTTTTGACCGCGATCATCTGGTTTGCCATCCAGCAGGACCCCAAAATGGCGTTTTGCGCGTCTCTGGGCGCAGCGGTTTTCTTCATCACCCATGGCTTCAAGGCCTTCGCGGCCCGGAAGGAAAAGGAGATGAAGGAGAACAGGAATCTTTCCGATATCAGCAAGCTGGTCTACCTGGAAATTCTGGACGCCTCGTTTTCCATCGACGGAGTGATCGGGGCTTTTGCCTTCACGATGTCGGTCCCGCTCATCATCATCGGCAACGGGCTGGGCGCGGTCGTTGTCCGCGAGCTGACCATCAAGGGTGTGGACAAGATCAAGAGTTATGTTTATCTGAAGAACGGGGCCATGTATTCGATTTGTTTCCTGGGGATTATCATGGTGCTTGAGAGCTTTCATGTGGAGATCCCGAATGCCGTCCCGCCGGTCGTGACGATCGGGTGCGTCGGCTATTTCTTCCTGAAATCCCTTCAGTTTAACCGGCGGCGGAAAGTTTGA
- a CDS encoding glycosyltransferase family 2 protein yields MMITFTPGTNREFITSSAPPKRMKLSVIIPVYNEENSLPRILPMVQQAPLPPGVGQEIVIVDDGSTDATPNILEGFRSDQHVKILRHDRNRGKTAAVLTGLRAAAGDIFLIQDADLEYHPSHYPRLLEPILRDKASVVYGSRFKGRILGMRPVNRWANRVSNITFNLLYGTRITDINTCFKVFTRDAFRDMDITTSHFGLDTELTAKLVRRGYAITEVPIDYAARSVEEGKKITWIKAVSMYAGIFRFRFGR; encoded by the coding sequence ATGATGATTACATTCACACCGGGAACAAACCGGGAATTCATAACCAGTTCCGCGCCTCCGAAACGCATGAAACTGTCCGTCATCATCCCCGTTTACAATGAAGAGAACAGTCTGCCCCGAATCCTGCCGATGGTCCAGCAGGCCCCCCTGCCGCCGGGCGTAGGACAGGAAATCGTGATCGTTGACGACGGTTCAACAGACGCCACCCCCAATATCCTGGAGGGCTTCCGTTCCGATCAACATGTCAAAATCCTGAGACACGACCGGAACAGAGGGAAGACCGCGGCCGTCCTGACAGGCCTTCGGGCCGCGGCCGGGGACATCTTCCTGATCCAGGACGCGGATCTGGAATATCATCCTTCCCATTATCCCCGGCTCCTGGAGCCGATCCTCCGGGACAAAGCCAGCGTGGTCTATGGCTCACGGTTCAAAGGCCGGATCCTCGGCATGCGTCCCGTCAACCGGTGGGCCAACAGGGTTTCCAACATCACGTTCAATCTCCTGTACGGCACACGGATCACCGACATCAACACCTGCTTCAAGGTGTTCACGCGGGACGCCTTCCGGGACATGGACATCACAACCAGCCATTTCGGACTCGATACCGAACTGACCGCCAAGCTCGTCCGGAGGGGATATGCCATCACGGAAGTCCCGATCGATTACGCGGCCAGGTCCGTCGAAGAAGGCAAAAAAATCACCTGGATCAAGGCCGTGAGCATGTACGCGGGTATTTTCCGTTTCCGTTTCGGGCGATGA
- a CDS encoding cation diffusion facilitator family transporter — protein MTTPATTSAARTLRGLRSTLIGIIVNVALAVTKILTGVVGSSYALIADGIESSLDIFGSIVVFGGLKIGAKPPDDNHPFGHGRAEPLAAMIVSLGLLGAAGVIVIQSVREILAPHHMPAPFTLYVLVGVVLVKEILFRSVFKVGTEIDSVSVKVDAWHHRSDALTSAAAFIGISIALLGGPGFESADDWAAVFASGVIAFNGFRLLKGAVGEIMDTAVSPDMDQKIRQISLGVRDVRNIEKCRVRKSGLNYFVEVHVEVDGTMTVHRGHEIAHNVKDALLGSPLGIIDAVIHIEPVPMSQGGR, from the coding sequence ATGACAACACCTGCAACGACCAGCGCCGCCCGGACCCTTCGGGGCCTTCGTTCCACTCTCATCGGGATCATCGTGAATGTCGCACTGGCAGTCACAAAGATCCTGACCGGGGTCGTGGGCAGCTCCTATGCCCTGATCGCGGACGGCATTGAATCTTCTCTGGACATCTTCGGTTCCATCGTGGTCTTCGGAGGGCTGAAGATCGGCGCCAAGCCGCCGGATGATAATCATCCGTTCGGCCATGGCCGGGCCGAGCCCCTGGCCGCGATGATTGTTTCTTTGGGCCTGCTCGGCGCGGCAGGCGTCATCGTGATCCAGAGCGTCCGCGAAATTTTGGCCCCGCACCACATGCCCGCGCCGTTTACGCTGTATGTCCTGGTCGGCGTGGTGCTCGTTAAAGAAATCCTGTTTCGTTCTGTTTTTAAGGTCGGGACCGAGATCGACAGTGTTTCTGTCAAGGTGGACGCCTGGCATCACCGTTCGGACGCCCTGACATCGGCGGCCGCGTTCATCGGCATTTCGATCGCCCTGCTGGGCGGGCCGGGGTTTGAGAGCGCCGACGACTGGGCCGCGGTGTTCGCCAGCGGGGTCATCGCTTTCAACGGCTTCCGGTTGTTGAAAGGAGCGGTGGGCGAGATCATGGACACGGCCGTGTCCCCGGACATGGACCAGAAAATCCGGCAGATCTCCCTGGGGGTCCGGGACGTCCGCAACATTGAGAAATGCCGTGTGCGTAAAAGCGGTTTGAACTATTTTGTGGAAGTCCATGTGGAGGTGGACGGGACCATGACCGTGCACCGCGGGCATGAGATCGCCCACAACGTCAAGGACGCGCTATTGGGCTCACCCCTGGGCATCATCGACGCCGTCATTCACATCGAGCCGGTTCCGATGAGCCAGGGGGGGCGATGA
- a CDS encoding glycosyltransferase family 39 protein, with the protein MLPIIPLIAFAVLLFCLRRWEPGLGGRDAFLLSALFWGILLSAGTEILGAFKNLTPGGCALFWSIIIAGGTFFTLSRKARPAAAAPPLRHLSLPEIAGLCGIAAIVLGTGLTAWQAAPNTWDSLTYHMSRVEHWIQNKTLAPYPTPIVRQIVYPPFAEFVILHFQLLAGNDRWANLVQWFCMAGSLAGISLISKLLGADRRGQILAALLAATLPMGILQSSSTQNDYVLTFALVCFVRYLLPWLRTPRSSGIETLGAGFAAALGILTKGTAWLTVLPLLALGVMPGGRRHPRAAAGFVGLVLISAAVVNSGHALRSFSAPQRDLAKVTELSALSNETFTPQAVLSNLLRNLALQMGTPSAGFNTAIEQAAMKIHSILPISPLDPRTTFGAEEFRILRHPFHEDHASNLVHLALIFSACGLFFKPAVRSLPFLRGYLGGFILLVLLFNILVKWQPWHSRLHLPFFVLMMPFVAVVLEKTAGRKTFTAIGLAAWLCAAPWLVFNPSRPLAGAGNIFQTPRLEQYFANNPGYVYSYLGAVKLAQAHNCRDIGLAFGGDSWEYPLWPLSRHVLGRPVRIEHVLVKNVTSAWAYPLGKFDPCLILDDGNTGETKRIWNNRAYYKEKTFAFLGIYTRDDSGDLAVRLIERHFNNALSRSFEAARLLNEGPAPGQQPSEAIVRAVTLQRQALQEARMVDIVALSGIDADLGDRFQKEFLAGLELFIGGAERGDEKMIHGGQELLIRWQTWLAENISNIREKFPKD; encoded by the coding sequence ATGTTACCCATCATTCCGTTGATCGCTTTTGCCGTTCTCCTGTTCTGCCTGCGCCGATGGGAACCGGGGCTGGGCGGACGCGACGCCTTTCTGCTCTCCGCGCTCTTCTGGGGAATCCTCCTCTCCGCCGGGACCGAGATCCTTGGGGCCTTCAAAAACCTCACGCCGGGCGGCTGTGCCCTGTTTTGGTCCATCATCATCGCCGGAGGGACATTTTTCACTCTTTCCCGCAAGGCCCGTCCCGCAGCCGCAGCGCCCCCTTTGCGACACCTCAGCCTGCCGGAGATCGCCGGACTTTGCGGCATCGCCGCCATAGTCCTGGGCACGGGCTTGACCGCCTGGCAGGCGGCCCCCAACACCTGGGACTCCCTCACCTACCACATGAGCCGGGTGGAGCATTGGATCCAAAACAAAACGCTGGCCCCTTATCCCACGCCCATCGTGCGGCAAATCGTCTATCCGCCGTTTGCCGAATTCGTGATCCTGCATTTTCAACTGCTGGCCGGCAACGACCGCTGGGCGAACCTGGTCCAGTGGTTCTGCATGGCAGGATCGCTCGCCGGAATTTCGCTGATCTCCAAACTCCTCGGCGCGGACCGCCGCGGCCAGATCCTTGCCGCGCTCCTGGCCGCAACCCTGCCCATGGGCATCCTGCAGTCCTCCAGCACCCAAAACGATTATGTCCTGACCTTCGCCCTGGTCTGTTTCGTGCGATACCTTCTGCCATGGCTCCGCACCCCGCGTTCAAGCGGGATTGAGACGTTAGGAGCTGGCTTTGCCGCGGCCCTCGGCATCCTCACCAAAGGAACGGCCTGGTTGACCGTCCTCCCCCTGCTGGCCCTGGGCGTTATGCCGGGCGGCCGCCGGCACCCGCGCGCCGCCGCCGGATTTGTGGGCCTTGTCCTGATCAGCGCCGCAGTTGTCAATAGCGGTCACGCCCTGCGGTCATTTTCCGCACCGCAGCGGGATCTGGCAAAAGTCACCGAACTCTCGGCCCTTTCCAACGAAACGTTCACGCCGCAAGCCGTTCTGTCGAACCTCCTGCGCAATCTGGCCCTGCAGATGGGCACGCCGTCGGCCGGGTTCAACACCGCGATCGAGCAGGCGGCCATGAAAATCCATTCAATCCTGCCCATTTCTCCGCTCGACCCGCGGACAACGTTCGGCGCCGAGGAATTCCGCATCCTCCGGCATCCGTTCCACGAAGACCATGCGTCCAATCTTGTACACTTGGCCCTGATCTTCTCTGCCTGCGGATTGTTTTTCAAACCGGCGGTCCGGTCCCTGCCGTTTCTCCGCGGATACTTGGGGGGATTCATCCTGTTGGTCCTTTTGTTTAACATCCTGGTCAAATGGCAACCCTGGCACAGCCGGCTTCACCTTCCCTTCTTTGTCCTGATGATGCCGTTTGTCGCCGTCGTGCTTGAAAAAACGGCAGGACGAAAAACGTTCACCGCTATCGGGCTGGCAGCCTGGCTGTGCGCCGCTCCCTGGCTGGTCTTTAATCCGTCGCGCCCGCTGGCAGGAGCCGGGAACATCTTCCAGACACCCCGGCTTGAGCAATATTTTGCCAACAATCCCGGATATGTTTATTCCTATCTCGGCGCCGTCAAATTAGCCCAGGCCCACAACTGCCGCGACATCGGGCTGGCGTTCGGCGGGGATTCCTGGGAGTATCCCCTGTGGCCCCTGAGCCGCCATGTCCTCGGCCGTCCTGTCCGTATCGAGCACGTCCTTGTTAAAAACGTCACCTCGGCCTGGGCCTATCCTCTGGGAAAATTTGATCCCTGCCTGATCCTGGATGATGGAAACACCGGGGAGACGAAACGGATCTGGAACAATCGCGCCTACTACAAAGAAAAAACTTTTGCGTTTCTTGGAATTTATACCAGGGACGACAGCGGCGACCTGGCCGTCAGGCTGATCGAACGCCATTTTAACAACGCGCTGAGCCGGTCGTTTGAGGCCGCGCGGCTGCTGAACGAAGGCCCGGCTCCGGGCCAACAGCCGTCGGAAGCCATTGTCCGGGCGGTCACGCTCCAGAGGCAGGCCCTGCAGGAAGCCCGAATGGTGGACATCGTTGCTCTCTCCGGGATTGACGCGGATTTGGGGGACCGCTTCCAGAAGGAATTTCTTGCCGGATTGGAATTATTTATCGGGGGGGCCGAACGGGGTGATGAAAAAATGATCCATGGCGGACAAGAACTCCTCATCCGCTGGCAAACCTGGCTGGCTGAAAACATTTCCAATATTCGCGAAAAATTTCCAAAAGACTAA